GCGAAATGTGTCGGGATCTTTTCCTTTTTTAGAGATCCACACTGCTAAAAAGAAAAGGATTCCTAATATTAAAAATGTAGAAAGTCCATATCCTAAATATTTAGGGATCCAGATCGTATTTGCTTCAGAGACCCATTGTATATATATAAAATTCCAACTTAAAAAACCTAGAATAAAACCGATCCCGCTTCCTAAGAGTGCAAACCAGGAGGAAAATGAACCTTCTCCTATTCTATATAGATGACCGCTGATGCAGGAACCTGATAAGGACATTCCGAATCCGAATGCAAGTCCTCCCAGAAGAAGATGTATATGCACTGGAGAAATAAACGCATTAGGAGGAAGATAACCTGCATTAGGATCAGGGATCCAGGCTCCAAAAACTATTGAGTATCCGATAGTTGAAACTGCTAAAGCGGTTAAGATCCCAATAAGACCGGTACTTTCTTTTTTAATTAGGAAATCCTTAAAATTACAGAAAAAACAAAAACGGGTTCTTTGCATCAGGAATCCTAAAGATCCGCCCGCTAAAACACTGAAGGAAAAATCTCTTCCGTATCCTTCCTTCTCATTCAAATAATATGAAATATAAAATAGAAGAATGGAAACTATGCCAAAGCCTAGATAACGTTTCCATTCTCCGTTTTTGAACAGGGAAATATCTTCTGACATTCGCCTCTTCTTTTATTTTCCTGTCCAGACACTGCCGGAAGGATTGTCTATTGGAACTCCTACAGAATTTCCATATTCAGTCCAGGAACCGTCGTATTGTTTTGCTTCGTAGCCTAGGAGTTTTGATAGAACGAACCAAGAGTGGCTGGATCTTTCTCCTATTCTGCAATATACGATTACTGGTTTAGAGCCGTCTACTCCAGCTTCTGAATAAAGTTTTTTTAATTCTGCTACTGGTTTAAAAGTTCCATCATCTTGGTTTACTGCTTTTGCCCAAGGAAGATTGACCGCTCCAGGAACATGCCCAGCGCGGATCGCTAACTCTTGGATACCTTGAGGTGCGATAACTTTTCCGCTGAATTCATCAGGAGAACGAATATCTAATAATACAGTTTTGTTTTTGGATTCAACCGCTTTGAGAACATCAGGGAGTTTTGCTCTCAACTTTTTATTTTCACCAGAGATCTTATATGCGGTTGCGGTAGGGTTCGGAGTTTCGGAAGCTAATGGTCTTTTTTCCAATTCCCATTTCTTTCTTCCTCCGTTTAAAATTTTTACGTCCTTATGTCCGTAGTAATGAAAAATCCAAGCTCCCCAAGTAGCGAACCAGTTATTATTATCTCCATATAACACAACTGTGGAATCGTTATCGATCCCTGCTTTGGAAACAAGCTCCTTGAATTTTTCCTTAGACACGATATCTCTTCTGGGTTGATCCACAAGGTCCGTATGCCAACGGAAATTTATCGCACCCTTGATATGTCCTTTTTCATATACACCCGGATCCACACTCACTTCGATGAGACGGATCTTTGGGTTTTCCAAATTTTTGCTTAACCATTCCGTATCCACCAGAGAATCTTCGGGGGATGCCTGTAAGCCGAAAGATCCGGCGAGAAGAAACAGTAAGAATAAAACAGATACGAACTTTCTCATTTTATTTACCTCTTGTCTTATATTTTGTCGAGGTCTGGAAGCTACAAATATTACTATCCCAAATGACGGAAAAAATCCGTTATATTGAACAATATATTTAATATAACGCAATGGAATTAAATGGTGGGGCTAGGTAGAAGGGTGGAAGGAACTCCTTACTGCAAGGATTCCGCGTATTCTTTCAGTTTAGAGAAAAATCTGTCCGCTTCCGGATAGGCCAGGTGAAGTGCATCGCTGTCTTCGTAGATATCTTTGTTATCAATAAACCAAAGATATTGAGAAGAAGGAAAATTTTTCTGAACAGTTTCTCTGGTTCTGGTTTCTTTCGCGGAGACCAGAATTTCAGGATGCATTGGCATTTCGAAAAATATAGGCCTGACTCCCTTTGCTTCTAATTCTTTCAGAACAGAAGAAAGATAGATCATTCTATCATTCAATTTTTTTTGTTCTACGGCAGCGCCATACCAACGTCTTACTTCTTGTAGATGTTCTTCCTTTAGTCTTTTGGAAATTTCGAGAGATTCTTTTTCTCCCTTTGGTTCCGGTTTTGCTTCTGCTGCAAAAAATCGATCCGTAAATTGGGTCACAAATCCGACTGCATAATTCAAAGGTTGTTTTTCAGATCTAAGAACAGGGAAATTCCTTCTGGTGAAAACGAAAAAAGGATCAGTATTCTCTTGGGAGAATTTTTCATTTTCTTTTACCGAAAGTTGGTTCACTTCTATCAAAACAAATTTAGGAGAAGTATCTGAATTTTTTAATATAGATAATCCTGTTAATGCACCTTCTCCCACTAAGGAAAGATTGAACCAACCCGAGTCGGACTTTGGTAACATTCTATCCGACATAGAAGATCCAACGATCACATATTTGGAATCTTTTCCTTCTGTTAAAAAACTTTCTACTCTAACTCTGTTATGCTGCCACCAACTCTGTTTTGGTATTTTCTGAGGAGAAAGAAAATATACAAAACCGGAATATAATCCTAAGAAAAACAGAAAGAATGTAATGAGTCTGATAAAAAATTTCATAATTAAAACTGAAAATAAATAAACGCGGCAGAAGGCCCCTTGTTTAGAACGATCATAAATAGAAGGAATGCATAACCTATCGTCGAAACATTTTCTGTTGTTTCTTCCGGATATTTCTCTTTATACCATCCATAAAAATGATAGAAGAACACAGGGATCGAAAAGAATATTAAGAATGTGCAAAGTTCCCAATCAGTTCCCAAACTTAAATTTGTGCCTAATAATTTTAGATACTTAACCGCAGTTTGGAAATCAGGCAAACGGAATAATAGCCAGAGAAGTGAGACATTCAGAAACACAAACCCAGCCTTTATAAAGGAAAAGAAACGATTTTCAGGAAGTTTAAATGGAAAATTCTGATCTAAAAATCTTTCTACAAGTAATAAAAGTCCGTGGCCGATTCCCCAAACCATATATCTCCATTCTGCTCCGTGCCAAAGTCCACCTAAAGCCATGACCAAAAATAGATTTATATAAGTCCTGAAATTTCCTTTTCTATTTCCACCCAAAGGAATATACAAATAATCTCTGAGCCAGGTAGAAAGAGAAATATGCCATCTTCTCCAGAATTCAGAGAAGTTAGAAGATATATAAGGAAAATTGAAATTGGTAGGAAGTCTATATCCGAATAAAAATGCAGTTCCAATCGCAATCAAAGAATAACCTGCAAAGTCAGCAAAGATCTGGGCAGAATATCCGAAGATCAAAAGTATTAAAGTGAGAGTGGAATGATGTGCATTATAAGGAAAATCGATAACAAATGTAAGATCATTCAGATTATCTGCGATTACCGTTTTTAAAAAATATCCTAAGATCAGGATTTTCGCCGCTGCAATCCAAGGAATATCCTTGAAATCTTTTGTTTTTATCTGAGGAAAAAATTCTTTCGCCTTAACGATAGGACCAGCTACCAGCTGAGGGAAAAAATTAATATATAGAGAAGATTGAAGAATTAGTTTAGGGTAGGGGACCTTCTCCTTGAAAATTTCAGGACCGATCCTGTAAAAATCCACTACCATGCTGATTCCATGAAAGGTATAAAAAGAAATACCGATCGGAAGTGGTATTAGAAAAATCCAATGTAGGTCTGAGGCCCCTGAATTGCCTAAGAAAGTTTTGGCAAATAGACCACTATATTTAAAGAAAAATAATACACTTAAGTTTAGGACTACACCTAATGCTAAGACAGCTTTTTTAGATTTGAAATTGGGGGTTTGGATCAGGTAAACGATACTCGCGTTCCAGAAGATAGAGAACAAAAGTAATATGAGTAACCAAGGATCAGTATATGCGTAAAAATAAAAACTTGCTCCGACTACCGTCAGAAGTTGAAATCTTTTTAGAAAAGGTAGGTAGTAGAGAGTAAAGGTGATCAGTAAGAATATGAAAAATCCAAAACTATTAAAATTCATGGGAAAGAAAATCTGACTGGTTTAAATTCTTTCCTGTGACCTTTAGGTCAAGAACCTATTATACTTCTCTGGCTTCCTTAACTAAAAACATTTCGATCTCTCCCTTGTTCTTAGCTTTTATCAATCCCCTTGACTCGCAAATAAAATCCTCTCTCACAAAATGGAATGTGTCTAAGGAGATATTTACTTCTCCAGCGACTCCTGAGCTTTCCATACGGCTTGCAGTGTTGACTGTATCTCCCCAGATATCATATGCAAATTTTTCAGTGCCGATCACTCCTGCCACCACGCTGCCGGTATGGATACCCAAACGTAGTTCCCAGGTAGGAAGGCCTAAACTTTGCCTTTCTTCCTTCTGCTTTTTCATGAATTGTTGGAATTCCAATCCACAGAAAACTGCATCTCTTGCATGAGTATTATTTGGTGTAGGAAGTCCAGCAACGGCCATATAGGCATCTCCGATCGTCTTGATCTTCTCCAAGCCGTATTTTTTGGCGATCTTATCGAATTCTGCAAAGAAAAAGTGGAGTTCCTTCACGAGTTCCTCCGGGCTCATTTTTTCTGCGATTTGAGTGAAACCAGCCATATCGGTGAATAATACTGTAACGCTATCATAACGTTTTGGTTGGACAGTATCGTTCATTTTCAATTCATCTGCAATTGATTCAGGTAGAATGTTCCTAAGTAGGTTGTCTGACTTTTTTCTCTCTATATTTAAGTTTCTGCTAAGTATAAAGATCAATATCCCTGTAAGGATCTGTACGAAGATATAATTTCCCCCCAGATCCATATATTCTGAGTCTCTATCCTTTTGAGGAACAATGAAGTTTGGATATAAATATTCGAATATATATAAGAAGCCAGTGACAAACGCGTAGAATCCATAAATGAATAATATATTATGATTTTTTAAAAGAATAGTGGCGATCACCAATGCAGGAATGAAATAATAATGATTTCCTCCATTGGAACCTCCATGTAAAAACCAAAGAGAAGATAAATATACAAGTATCGTTAGATTTAAAGGCCAGAAAAGAACATAATAAATGTTCTTAAATCTGGAAAAATAATACATAATAAGCAGAATAACACCGGAGATCAGGTTCAGTATAATGACTCTATGAGAATATTCGGTTGTCTCTTCGAAGATGGAGCCTAATATATTTAAACTTCCGTTTACTAAGGAAATTGCGTTGAATAATCTATGCTCTAAGGAATTTCTTTTAGGATCCCCGAAAATTAGGTAAATAAGCTGGATAAGTTTCTGTTTCATATAGAAAGATCGGGGACGATTCTGTTCCCGAAGTAAAAATCTTTCAATGCTTTTAAAATAGAAAAAAGGCCGGCTCCCTTAGATTTGGATTGCCTGGAAATGTCGAATAATATCTTCCATTGGGAGAATAGTATGGAATATCTTTCTCCCCGCGAAAATCTGGGGTCGTAAATATTCGTAGATTCGGAAGTAACTCCATTCAATTCCACTATATGCAGATCTTTTCCTTCTAAAAAATCATTGAGGGAAGAGAATCTAATATCGTATCTTCCGAAATAAAAACCTTTAAAAGAAGAAGAGATCTCATGGATCTTATTTTCTAATTCAGGAGTGATCCATTCTGAACCATCCAAGAATAAGGTTCCCTGGCAATGGTTTCCGGCCTCTGAAAGGCAGATAGTTTCTCCTAATTTAGGGACCTTCTCCCAAGAATCTGAAAATCTTTTTTGAAATGTTTCTTTCTGTATTTTAAATCTGGGATGATTCTCCACCAATTGAGAAAGAGTAGAGATCCCATTTCCAACGATCTTCGGAAATACTTTTCTGGTGATTGAAAATATCCTACCTTTGGTTTCGTTTG
The genomic region above belongs to Leptospira saintgironsiae and contains:
- a CDS encoding YeeE/YedE thiosulfate transporter family protein yields the protein MSEDISLFKNGEWKRYLGFGIVSILLFYISYYLNEKEGYGRDFSFSVLAGGSLGFLMQRTRFCFFCNFKDFLIKKESTGLIGILTALAVSTIGYSIVFGAWIPDPNAGYLPPNAFISPVHIHLLLGGLAFGFGMSLSGSCISGHLYRIGEGSFSSWFALLGSGIGFILGFLSWNFIYIQWVSEANTIWIPKYLGYGLSTFLILGILFFLAVWISKKGKDPDTFR
- a CDS encoding sulfurtransferase is translated as MRKFVSVLFLLFLLAGSFGLQASPEDSLVDTEWLSKNLENPKIRLIEVSVDPGVYEKGHIKGAINFRWHTDLVDQPRRDIVSKEKFKELVSKAGIDNDSTVVLYGDNNNWFATWGAWIFHYYGHKDVKILNGGRKKWELEKRPLASETPNPTATAYKISGENKKLRAKLPDVLKAVESKNKTVLLDIRSPDEFSGKVIAPQGIQELAIRAGHVPGAVNLPWAKAVNQDDGTFKPVAELKKLYSEAGVDGSKPVIVYCRIGERSSHSWFVLSKLLGYEAKQYDGSWTEYGNSVGVPIDNPSGSVWTGK
- a CDS encoding MBOAT family O-acyltransferase — encoded protein: MNFNSFGFFIFLLITFTLYYLPFLKRFQLLTVVGASFYFYAYTDPWLLILLLFSIFWNASIVYLIQTPNFKSKKAVLALGVVLNLSVLFFFKYSGLFAKTFLGNSGASDLHWIFLIPLPIGISFYTFHGISMVVDFYRIGPEIFKEKVPYPKLILQSSLYINFFPQLVAGPIVKAKEFFPQIKTKDFKDIPWIAAAKILILGYFLKTVIADNLNDLTFVIDFPYNAHHSTLTLILLIFGYSAQIFADFAGYSLIAIGTAFLFGYRLPTNFNFPYISSNFSEFWRRWHISLSTWLRDYLYIPLGGNRKGNFRTYINLFLVMALGGLWHGAEWRYMVWGIGHGLLLLVERFLDQNFPFKLPENRFFSFIKAGFVFLNVSLLWLLFRLPDFQTAVKYLKLLGTNLSLGTDWELCTFLIFFSIPVFFYHFYGWYKEKYPEETTENVSTIGYAFLLFMIVLNKGPSAAFIYFQF
- a CDS encoding adenylate/guanylate cyclase domain-containing protein translates to MKQKLIQLIYLIFGDPKRNSLEHRLFNAISLVNGSLNILGSIFEETTEYSHRVIILNLISGVILLIMYYFSRFKNIYYVLFWPLNLTILVYLSSLWFLHGGSNGGNHYYFIPALVIATILLKNHNILFIYGFYAFVTGFLYIFEYLYPNFIVPQKDRDSEYMDLGGNYIFVQILTGILIFILSRNLNIERKKSDNLLRNILPESIADELKMNDTVQPKRYDSVTVLFTDMAGFTQIAEKMSPEELVKELHFFFAEFDKIAKKYGLEKIKTIGDAYMAVAGLPTPNNTHARDAVFCGLEFQQFMKKQKEERQSLGLPTWELRLGIHTGSVVAGVIGTEKFAYDIWGDTVNTASRMESSGVAGEVNISLDTFHFVREDFICESRGLIKAKNKGEIEMFLVKEAREV
- a CDS encoding carboxylate--amine ligase gives rise to the protein MLETQTEQDLLRKSDPMEFWPTWKLYLPLIPYIAFESIRSIRSGSFSSLGFGTIASANPGIPLGGLVGESKFKILQQLDPKNILKFFLVPKGSKDVHSILEKMNSLGLEFPVILKPDSGQRGQGVRKILSPKHLEECLLESNVDLLIQEFHPGPFEVGVFYYRYPNETKGRIFSITRKVFPKIVGNGISTLSQLVENHPRFKIQKETFQKRFSDSWEKVPKLGETICLSEAGNHCQGTLFLDGSEWITPELENKIHEISSSFKGFYFGRYDIRFSSLNDFLEGKDLHIVELNGVTSESTNIYDPRFSRGERYSILFSQWKILFDISRQSKSKGAGLFSILKALKDFYFGNRIVPDLSI